One Bartonella kosoyi DNA segment encodes these proteins:
- a CDS encoding ABC transporter substrate-binding protein: MNLKRKILKGSSPFISALMALGMVVKPVLAKTPADTLVMALNLDSIETFDPAQINERYGNEIIGNICDNLIDSATDDAAKVVPSLAKSWDVSDDGKGTVLTFHLRDGLKFNDGRPAGANDLVWSMKRIVKLKLSAAAMFNEYGITEQNVDSTLQAPDDKTVVMKFDKLYPAQLILSHMVTLRLAALLDRETIMKHEQDGDMGNRYLASHAACVGPYQLVNWRSGDAILLRASSHYWGEAPKLKQILIRHIAEPSTQRLLLEKHDIDVARNVTPEDIADLQATTDIKVEKVLAPSMIIWGFNATNPIFANEKVRLAMRYLIDYDTLGKTLLKDVGIPRASFIPIGNLGALDEKEGQPFKLDLQKAKQLLTEAGYPNGFEANIYAGTSPYPFALPIAQSLQDNAKKIGVRFKIEHFVGTQLFSKLYARSFDTIFVGWNNDSADPHTMASRLIFNPDNRFEAKNTGYLSWCLGYFDEDMNKKVREALFEKDSQKRAQIYADLQREFMQKGPYAFIYQTYSIIAMTPDVKKWVWNSAPRIFYAAIEK; the protein is encoded by the coding sequence ATGAACTTAAAAAGAAAAATATTAAAAGGGAGCAGTCCTTTTATTTCTGCTCTTATGGCTTTGGGGATGGTTGTAAAACCAGTTTTAGCCAAAACACCGGCTGATACTCTTGTAATGGCTTTGAATCTTGATTCAATTGAGACTTTTGATCCTGCACAGATCAATGAACGTTATGGCAATGAAATTATTGGCAATATTTGTGATAATTTGATCGATTCTGCGACAGATGATGCTGCTAAAGTTGTTCCTTCTTTGGCAAAAAGTTGGGATGTTTCGGATGATGGCAAAGGGACGGTACTTACTTTTCATTTACGTGATGGTCTGAAATTTAATGATGGTCGTCCTGCTGGTGCCAATGATCTTGTTTGGAGTATGAAGCGGATTGTTAAGTTAAAATTGTCTGCAGCGGCAATGTTCAATGAGTATGGAATTACAGAACAAAATGTTGATTCTACTCTTCAAGCCCCAGATGACAAGACCGTGGTGATGAAATTTGATAAGCTTTATCCAGCACAGCTCATCCTTAGCCATATGGTTACGCTTCGTCTTGCTGCTTTGCTTGATCGTGAGACAATTATGAAACACGAACAAGATGGAGATATGGGCAATCGCTATTTGGCAAGTCACGCTGCTTGTGTTGGTCCTTATCAGTTAGTGAACTGGCGTTCTGGAGATGCGATTTTGTTGCGGGCAAGTTCCCATTATTGGGGAGAGGCGCCCAAGTTGAAGCAAATTCTCATTCGTCATATTGCAGAGCCTAGTACACAACGTTTGTTGTTGGAAAAACACGATATTGATGTGGCCCGTAATGTAACGCCAGAGGATATAGCTGATCTTCAAGCAACAACAGATATTAAAGTCGAAAAAGTGTTGGCTCCGTCCATGATAATATGGGGCTTCAATGCAACAAACCCTATTTTTGCCAATGAAAAGGTACGCTTAGCGATGCGCTATCTTATCGATTATGACACTTTGGGAAAGACCCTCCTTAAAGATGTTGGTATTCCACGGGCAAGCTTTATTCCCATTGGAAATCTTGGGGCATTGGATGAAAAAGAAGGACAACCCTTTAAACTTGATCTTCAAAAAGCCAAGCAGCTTTTAACAGAAGCAGGTTATCCGAATGGTTTTGAGGCTAATATTTATGCAGGAACCTCTCCCTATCCTTTTGCTTTGCCTATTGCTCAGTCACTCCAAGACAATGCAAAAAAGATAGGTGTGCGCTTTAAGATTGAACATTTTGTGGGGACGCAGTTGTTTTCAAAACTTTATGCCCGCAGTTTTGATACAATTTTTGTTGGATGGAATAATGACTCTGCGGATCCTCATACAATGGCTTCACGTCTTATTTTTAATCCTGATAATCGGTTTGAAGCTAAAAATACGGGTTACCTTAGTTGGTGCCTTGGGTATTTTGATGAAGATATGAATAAAAAGGTAAGGGAAGCCTTGTTTGAAAAAGATTCACAGAAACGGGCACAAATATATGCTGATTTACAGCGTGAATTTATGCAAAAAGGACCCTATGCTTTTATCTATCAGACATATAGCATTATCGCTATGACACCTGATGTTAAAAAATGGGTGTGGAATAGTGCACCACGTATTTTTTATGCTGCCATTGAAAAATAA
- a CDS encoding ABC transporter substrate-binding protein, with protein MNLKRKILKSSGSLISVLMALGMVAQQASAKTPANTLVMAWNMDAISTFDPAQLTDVYGSEIIRNVCDNLVSGATDNPAKMVPSLATHWDVSGDDHSTVITFHLRDGLKFNDGRAANANDLVWGMKRVVKLKMGNAAIFNEYGITEQNVDDALQAPNEKTVVMKFDKPYPAELILNNIVASPATALLDHKTIMKHEKDGDLGNQYLKTHAACVGPYQLKSWRPGEALLLRASSHYWGEVPKLKQILIRHVAEPGTQRLLLQKHDIDVARNLTPEDLADLQKTTDVKIEEVLEPSMMYWGFNMTNPIFAKEKVRLAMRYLIDYEGLGKKLLKGVGIPRASFIPLGNFGALDEKEGQPFKLDIQKAKKLLAEAGYPNGFEANFLVSNDPYRLLLAQSIQDSAEQAGVHLKIERLAGTQLFSKLYARSFDTIFVGWNNDSADPHTMASRLVYNPDNRFEAKNTAYPSWQHGYVDVRMNKKVEEALFQKDPQKRAKIYADLQRELMQKGPYAFIFQKYTVIAMTPDVKKWVWNSAPQIFYNKIEK; from the coding sequence ATGAACTTGAAAAGAAAAATATTGAAAAGTAGCGGCTCTCTTATTTCTGTTCTTATGGCACTGGGGATGGTTGCACAACAGGCTTCAGCAAAAACGCCGGCGAATACTCTTGTGATGGCTTGGAATATGGATGCAATCAGTACATTTGATCCCGCGCAACTCACAGATGTTTATGGAAGTGAAATTATTCGCAATGTTTGTGATAATTTGGTGAGTGGTGCTACAGATAATCCTGCTAAAATGGTTCCGTCTTTAGCAACACATTGGGATGTTTCAGGGGATGATCACAGTACGGTGATTACCTTTCATTTGCGCGATGGTTTGAAGTTTAATGATGGGAGAGCAGCCAACGCCAATGATCTTGTTTGGGGGATGAAGCGGGTTGTTAAATTGAAGATGGGGAATGCAGCAATTTTTAATGAATATGGCATTACAGAGCAAAATGTTGATGATGCTTTGCAAGCTCCCAATGAAAAAACAGTGGTGATGAAATTTGATAAGCCTTATCCAGCAGAGCTTATTCTTAATAATATTGTGGCAAGTCCTGCAACAGCTTTGCTTGATCATAAAACAATTATGAAGCACGAAAAAGATGGCGATCTGGGAAATCAGTATTTAAAAACGCATGCTGCTTGTGTTGGTCCTTATCAGTTAAAAAGTTGGCGCCCTGGAGAAGCTCTTTTGTTGCGTGCAAGCTCCCATTATTGGGGGGAAGTACCAAAATTGAAGCAGATACTCATTCGCCATGTTGCAGAGCCTGGAACACAACGTTTGTTGTTGCAAAAGCACGATATTGATGTGGCTCGTAATTTGACCCCTGAAGATCTTGCAGATTTGCAAAAAACAACAGATGTTAAAATCGAGGAAGTGTTAGAGCCATCTATGATGTATTGGGGCTTCAATATGACAAATCCCATTTTTGCTAAGGAAAAAGTACGTTTGGCGATGCGCTATCTCATAGACTATGAAGGTCTTGGCAAGAAGCTTCTCAAGGGTGTTGGTATCCCACGGGCAAGTTTTATTCCTCTTGGCAATTTTGGCGCTTTGGATGAAAAAGAAGGACAGCCCTTTAAGCTTGATATTCAAAAAGCCAAGAAACTTTTAGCAGAGGCTGGTTATCCGAACGGATTTGAGGCCAATTTCCTCGTTTCAAATGATCCTTATAGGCTGCTCCTTGCTCAGTCAATCCAAGATAGTGCAGAACAGGCAGGTGTGCATCTTAAAATTGAGCGTTTGGCAGGGACACAGTTGTTTTCCAAACTTTATGCACGTAGCTTTGATACGATTTTTGTTGGATGGAATAATGACTCTGCGGATCCTCATACCATGGCTTCACGTCTTGTTTATAATCCTGATAATCGGTTTGAAGCAAAAAATACAGCCTATCCTAGTTGGCAGCATGGGTATGTTGATGTTAGGATGAATAAAAAAGTTGAAGAGGCTTTATTTCAAAAAGATCCACAAAAACGGGCAAAAATATATGCTGATTTACAACGTGAATTGATGCAAAAAGGACCTTATGCGTTTATCTTCCAGAAATATACCGTTATCGCGATGACACCTGATGTCAAAAAATGGGTTTGGAATAGTGCGCCACAAATTTTTTATAATAAAATTGAAAAATAA
- a CDS encoding DUF6460 domain-containing protein, which produces MSRKKKLSNSFHVFLKETFSRVGLKLLILSFFIGIVMKFFGWTPHNLIQKIIDFLQSLWERGFITLTNFFHITMMGAIIVVPIFLISRIFHKK; this is translated from the coding sequence ATGAGCCGAAAGAAAAAATTGTCAAATTCTTTTCATGTATTTCTTAAAGAAACATTCAGCCGTGTCGGTCTAAAATTACTGATCCTTTCATTCTTCATTGGCATCGTAATGAAGTTTTTTGGATGGACACCTCACAACCTCATACAAAAAATAATAGATTTTCTTCAATCTTTATGGGAAAGAGGATTTATAACGCTTACAAACTTCTTCCATATAACTATGATGGGCGCTATTATTGTTGTGCCTATTTTTCTTATCTCACGCATTTTTCATAAAAAATAA
- a CDS encoding TIGR02186 family protein, translated as MGRLFSLCIIASCFCFVSFSTWSHVGMTEKTFIDQIDHETVQIIVTTNTITVDTNFAGRDLYIAGVLENIDPLYSQQNRYDVVVSLEGQARPMVMREKKRNAGVWVNTDSLIFKNVPLFYSMVTTREIDEITSIEDYKRLGVGVLYLPLQTDEKDQKKVQIFRDELIKLQKAKNLYYEEVGGVRFGSDTLFTAHFRLPANIPVGHYKARAYLFRDGQFVDSATTTLEIVKAHIAYTIFYAAHKYRFLYGIVAVIIAVSTGFLCRLIFRKD; from the coding sequence ATGGGTAGATTATTTTCTTTATGCATCATTGCAAGTTGCTTTTGTTTTGTTTCTTTTTCTACATGGTCACATGTAGGGATGACAGAAAAAACATTCATTGATCAAATTGATCACGAAACTGTCCAAATTATCGTCACAACGAATACGATTACGGTGGATACAAATTTTGCTGGTCGTGATCTTTATATTGCTGGTGTTTTGGAAAATATTGATCCATTATATTCTCAACAGAACCGTTATGATGTTGTTGTAAGCTTGGAAGGACAAGCGCGGCCAATGGTCATGCGGGAAAAAAAACGCAATGCCGGTGTATGGGTTAATACGGATTCCCTTATTTTTAAAAATGTTCCTCTTTTTTACTCTATGGTTACAACGCGTGAAATTGATGAGATTACTAGCATCGAAGATTATAAACGTTTGGGGGTAGGGGTACTCTATTTGCCATTACAGACAGATGAAAAGGATCAGAAAAAAGTACAAATCTTTCGTGATGAACTTATAAAACTGCAAAAAGCTAAAAATCTTTATTATGAAGAAGTAGGCGGTGTTCGTTTTGGTTCTGATACACTTTTCACGGCACATTTTCGTTTACCAGCCAATATCCCTGTTGGACATTATAAGGCTCGTGCTTATCTTTTTCGTGATGGGCAGTTTGTTGATAGTGCAACAACGACTCTTGAAATTGTTAAAGCACATATCGCTTATACAATTTTCTATGCAGCGCATAAGTATCGTTTCTTATACGGTATTGTTGCGGTGATTATCGCTGTGAGCACAGGATTTTTATGTCGTTTGATTTTTCGAAAAGACTAG